The sequence below is a genomic window from Ovis canadensis isolate MfBH-ARS-UI-01 breed Bighorn chromosome 1, ARS-UI_OviCan_v2, whole genome shotgun sequence.
GCTTATCACTTCAGGCCCCAGAGGTTGCTTAAGGACTACACAGGATAAGACAGAATTGGTTAAAGGTTCCCCCTGCTGGGATTGTGGTAGTATAACAATAGACATTTCTGAGGTTGAAAAGCAAATAGGATTGAGGTTAAGTGGGAGAAATAAGATACCTTGCCGAAGATTTCAGGACGCAACCCATTGGAGGCCTTAAGTAAATCAGGATTTTTCTGTATCCATTTGGTGAGGGAGGCAGCACCAGCAGCTGTACGGGAGGTCAGGGTTGCCCGAGCAGGGGGTACCTTCAGAGGCATTTGCCAGGTGCCCATGAAGGAGCCCCAAGGACTTGCCTAAATGGAAAAAGACGGGATTCCTCAACAGGGCTTCTCACTCACAGTAACTGGCCTATTGGCAGGTCTGTTCTGTTTGTTAGTTGCATCTTTTTACCTTTGGGATTGTCACGAAACAAGATTGAAAGCATAACTTCCCCAATCTCTTCCCCTTTCTCATTTAGGTTGCCCTAATTTTTTAATCCCCTTTACCTCCACTGGCTTAAATTCTACATCCTTAGCCTAAGTTTGGCCGGGTACCCACTATATAAATATTATCACCTGAAGGTGTTCATTTTATACCAATCATTCATCAATTTAAGGAGTTCTGGGTGTTAAACTTATCCTGTTGGCTGGAAGTTTGGGAGCACTCTTGTTACAATGTGAATTAGGTTGCACTTTAATCTTCCAAGTAGTGCCTGCAGGAGATTACAAGTCTTCCCTCTGTTACTCCAGGTCTATGCCTTGGTTCTTTAACTTTCTAGATGAGAATGGAGATGAATGTCTCACCTTGGAACGGGGCACTGAAGGCAACAGATGACCACGATCATTGGCAATAATCTGAGTGTAGCCTTCATGGGACGAAATCCTCTGGGGTAGAGGTAGAGAGAAAAGTGCTTGTGAAGATGGAGTGGAAAAGTGGGAGAAAGTATCTGTAGGGCTTAAATTTGAATTAAGGGCTGAGGGAGAGGAGGCTATGGGAATGCAAAGAATGCTGAAAGAGTTTAGGTGCCAGTGAATTACACAGAGTATGACGTAAAGAGGGTGCACTGAAGCTGGAATACCTCTTTTGTTGGCTTTGCAAGAGACCAGTTCTGCAGATACTTGGGTGAGAAAGGTTTTTCGTACTGTGGAGAGAAAGATAAGAATCCCTGAGACTCAAAGGTCCCAAGCCCAGGAAATGATAGGTAGACACAGTTCTTTAGATTTGAAGACCAAAGGAATGAACAACCATGCTAAGTAAGCTTTTAACTCACTGCAGAGAGGACGTAAGTCGTTTTGTCTGTGTGCTGTCCAACATGAAGCCACTAGCCATGTGTGGCTCTTGAGCCCTGGAAATGTGACCAGTCCAAATTGAGGTGCTTTGTATGTACAGCCAGCCCTTGAACATCATGGGTTTGAACTATATGCAAGTTaacttacagatttttttcaaaaaatatgtacTATATTACTACATGATCaatagttggttgaatctgtgaatGTGGAACCctggatatggagggctgactgttaAGTTAGATGCAGATTTTCAATTGTGTGGGGATCTGTGCCCTAATCCCTgccttgttcaagggtcagctataTAAAGAATACTGGATTTTGAAGATTTAGTACCAAAAAAAGGGAATGTGAAACAtctaattataatttaaaatattgattaaatgTTAGAAATATTTTGGACTTACCAggctaaattaaatatattattaaaattaactttttcttttaaatgtttctcatgtagctaccaacccactccagtactcttgtctggaaaatcccatggatggaggagcctggtaggctgcggtccatggggttgcgaagagtcagacacgactgagtgacttcactttcacttttcactttcatgcattggagaaggaaatggcaacccactcctgtgttcttgcctggagaatcccagggatggcggagcctggtgggctgccatctgtggggtcacagagagtcggacacgactgaggtgacagcagcaacagcagcatgcaGCTACTAAAAATTTGAAGTTACATCTGTGATTcacattatctttttattatagTGCTGGTCTAGACCAGGGTCAACAAAC
It includes:
- the CFAP126 gene encoding protein Flattop isoform X2; its protein translation is MATNYSANQYEKPFSPKYLQNWSLAKPTKERISSHEGYTQIIANDRGHLLPSVPRSKASPWGSFMGTWQMPLKVPPARATLTSRTAAGAASLTKWIQKNPDLLKASNGLRPEIFGKPHDPDSQKQLRKSITKTVQQAPSPTIIPNSPASNLNSPDQLQSSHPSAGHTPGPQSPLYSPKCPPGSPCLPHAGRNLAEVQKCKPATP